A portion of the Nitrospira sp. genome contains these proteins:
- a CDS encoding ABC transporter permease — MTPVGAIVSKELRSYFVSPVVYVVGAVFLLIVGLLAYLYIVFAGAQAIQLMQIQGSQAQINLNDLVFRNLFASVRFVLLIILPILTMRLFAEERKLRTFEFLMTSPVGLNEIVAGKFTSVFLVFGGLLAWTGLIPLTLSLFSDFDWHPVLTGYLGLALLGALFLGVGLLASALTENQVVAAFLSFGLLLFLWLLAGLGSLLGDTAAGQVISYVSFMEHYDHLVRGLVDTKDLVYFATAIILVLFLAHRVVDSARWR, encoded by the coding sequence ATGACACCGGTCGGCGCCATCGTCTCCAAAGAACTGCGCTCCTATTTCGTTTCCCCGGTCGTCTACGTCGTCGGGGCGGTGTTCCTGCTCATCGTTGGACTGCTGGCCTATCTGTACATCGTGTTCGCGGGCGCCCAGGCGATCCAGCTGATGCAGATCCAAGGCAGCCAGGCCCAGATCAACCTCAACGACCTCGTCTTCCGCAACCTCTTTGCAAGCGTCCGATTCGTCCTCCTCATCATTCTGCCGATCCTCACCATGCGGCTCTTCGCGGAGGAGCGAAAGCTTCGAACCTTTGAGTTCCTGATGACCTCGCCTGTCGGATTGAACGAGATCGTCGCCGGCAAGTTCACGAGCGTGTTCCTCGTTTTTGGGGGATTGCTTGCATGGACGGGCCTCATCCCGCTGACCCTGTCGCTGTTCAGCGATTTCGATTGGCACCCCGTGCTGACCGGCTATCTCGGCCTGGCGTTGCTCGGCGCGTTGTTTCTCGGCGTGGGACTTCTGGCGTCCGCATTGACCGAGAATCAAGTTGTCGCGGCATTCCTGAGTTTCGGCCTGTTGCTGTTTCTATGGCTCCTTGCGGGTCTCGGCTCTCTTCTGGGCGATACCGCGGCGGGACAGGTCATCTCCTACGTTTCCTTCATGGAGCACTATGACCACCTGGTGCGCGGCCTCGTGGACACGAAGGATCTGGTGTATTTTGCCACCGCGATCATCCTGGTGTTGTTTCTTGCGCACCGCGTCGTCGATTCCGCCAGATGGAGATGA
- a CDS encoding DUF4350 domain-containing protein, giving the protein MNVRTLPLGVLGTALAIAGTVAYSLAPDKLWLVTAVEGLALVCLIAFFIVHFQSLKTFSSRRSTRLGANSLLLSLLMIGILAIVNFLSARHSVRWDFSENQNFSLAPQTHRVLRSLPRDVKITVFTREKDPGYQSYKERLDSYRQASSKLTVEFVDPERQPKAAQSYGITRTDTAIFESGTQTIRVTNPSEAELTGALMRVARDEKKRILFVDGHGEHSLDDQERTGFSSAKELLARQGYQVDSISLLSQSFVPDGTAILVLAGPRKPITSDELDRIRTYMEAGGRLLLMVDPGTQTDLSPLLSRWGLGLGPGVLVDLQDRLAQGDLTALLVRTFTEHEITQDLTAAVLLPLARHITFDEQKGKDWDYVPLARTSPNSWAETDLKGRVVSLNEKEDIKGPLPMAAALAPKKPPVEGKPRAGIVIIGNSTFATNGFVNFPGNSDFLLHTTGWLADDRELLAIGPRDQALKPFIPNPVQERTLLYVQVILIPALLCVAGLTVWRKRRRL; this is encoded by the coding sequence ATGAACGTCAGAACCCTGCCGCTCGGTGTATTGGGAACGGCGCTGGCAATCGCCGGTACAGTCGCCTATAGCCTCGCGCCCGACAAACTCTGGCTCGTGACGGCTGTAGAAGGACTGGCGCTGGTCTGCCTCATCGCGTTCTTTATCGTTCACTTCCAATCGCTGAAGACCTTTTCATCTCGTCGTTCGACCCGTCTCGGGGCCAATAGTTTGCTTTTGAGCCTGTTGATGATCGGCATTCTGGCGATCGTGAACTTTCTGTCCGCCCGTCACTCGGTCCGCTGGGACTTCTCCGAAAATCAAAACTTCTCGCTCGCGCCTCAAACTCATCGGGTTCTACGCAGCCTGCCCCGCGACGTGAAGATCACCGTCTTCACCCGAGAAAAAGACCCAGGTTATCAGTCCTACAAGGAACGACTCGACAGTTATCGGCAGGCGAGTTCGAAGCTGACGGTCGAATTCGTCGATCCGGAACGACAACCGAAGGCGGCGCAATCCTACGGGATCACCAGAACCGACACGGCCATTTTCGAGAGCGGGACGCAGACGATCCGCGTGACCAATCCATCCGAAGCAGAATTGACCGGCGCATTGATGCGCGTCGCACGCGACGAGAAAAAGCGCATTCTATTCGTGGACGGACACGGGGAACACAGCCTCGATGACCAGGAACGGACAGGTTTCTCCTCCGCCAAGGAGTTGCTGGCCCGACAGGGATACCAAGTCGACTCGATCAGCCTGCTGTCCCAATCTTTCGTTCCGGACGGCACGGCCATTCTCGTGCTGGCAGGGCCCCGCAAGCCGATCACCTCAGATGAACTGGACCGCATCCGGACATACATGGAGGCCGGAGGCCGACTTCTGCTCATGGTGGACCCGGGTACGCAGACCGATCTTTCTCCCCTCCTGTCCCGCTGGGGTCTCGGACTCGGTCCTGGAGTGCTTGTCGATCTGCAAGACCGGTTGGCACAAGGTGATCTTACCGCATTGCTCGTCCGCACCTTCACCGAACATGAGATTACGCAGGACCTCACCGCGGCCGTGCTGCTCCCACTCGCCAGGCATATCACTTTCGATGAGCAGAAGGGGAAGGACTGGGACTACGTGCCGCTCGCACGCACCTCTCCCAATAGCTGGGCCGAGACGGATTTAAAGGGTCGGGTCGTGAGCCTCAATGAGAAGGAAGACATCAAAGGCCCGCTCCCGATGGCGGCGGCCTTGGCACCCAAGAAACCGCCCGTCGAAGGTAAGCCGAGAGCAGGGATCGTGATCATCGGCAACAGTACGTTCGCGACCAACGGCTTCGTCAATTTTCCAGGCAACAGTGATTTCCTACTGCATACCACCGGATGGCTGGCGGATGATCGCGAACTGCTTGCCATCGGTCCCAGAGACCAGGCGCTGAAGCCGTTCATTCCCAATCCGGTTCAGGAACGAACGCTGCTCTACGTGCAGGTCATCCTCATTCCGGCTCTGCTGTGCGTCGCCGGACTGACGGTGTGGCGAAAGCGCCGCCGGCTCTAA
- a CDS encoding HEAT repeat domain-containing protein: protein MVTGPSFRAHAILFTALLLTTSLAFGATAATAGVGLEQEATQAYRDAEYDKVLNLWSSRASDLPPSKAFLRVTIQSHLKLGHTEEAVALYDRLVPANQPDEFPLLRSLALSTLITHVRDSKEYVRIAAYTALAELGLVETRSILEDGLLDPSPLVRARAVEGLGHAGLASKSDALRRALRDDMPPVRIAAMNVLSEGGVGDIVPRLVEVARTEDGPEGVFAYAALYRLGKQDMLRDITGAATLPDPETRMAALGALGKLKRPSSLAVLSQAVYDPEPSVRAFAAGALGEFGQPGAVAPLTHAIGDEHARVRGVAAVSLGRLGIRDTRPLLLQLTHDASMQVRASAVEGLLRLGDASAVLIATDLARHPDPSVRAATAQALGMAVDKQGTTILQALLQDQQPQPRLFAAKALGKTNPPAFALLKKGLHDSDLAVRITAAGSLLQQIDRHNRSTASKGRKG, encoded by the coding sequence ATGGTGACCGGTCCCTCTTTCCGTGCCCATGCGATTCTATTCACGGCGCTCCTGCTGACAACCTCCCTCGCCTTCGGCGCGACTGCGGCCACGGCGGGTGTCGGCCTGGAACAGGAAGCGACCCAGGCCTATCGCGACGCGGAATACGACAAAGTTCTGAATCTATGGAGTTCCCGGGCTTCGGATCTCCCCCCGTCGAAGGCCTTCCTTCGCGTGACGATTCAAAGCCACCTGAAACTGGGCCACACCGAGGAGGCCGTGGCGCTTTACGACCGATTGGTTCCCGCCAACCAACCGGACGAGTTCCCACTTTTGCGTTCGCTGGCCCTGAGCACGTTGATCACTCACGTCCGCGACTCCAAAGAATACGTCAGGATCGCCGCCTACACGGCTCTGGCGGAGTTGGGGCTTGTCGAGACCAGATCCATTTTAGAGGATGGGTTGCTGGACCCTTCTCCGTTGGTGCGGGCCCGCGCCGTCGAGGGTCTCGGTCATGCCGGGCTGGCTTCGAAGTCGGATGCGCTACGACGCGCCCTGCGGGACGACATGCCGCCGGTACGCATCGCCGCCATGAACGTGTTGAGCGAAGGAGGAGTCGGCGACATTGTGCCCCGTCTGGTCGAGGTGGCGCGAACTGAAGACGGACCCGAAGGGGTATTCGCCTACGCCGCGCTCTATCGGCTGGGCAAACAGGACATGTTGCGCGATATCACGGGAGCCGCCACACTTCCGGATCCGGAAACCCGCATGGCCGCATTGGGTGCGCTCGGAAAATTGAAACGGCCGTCGAGCCTCGCGGTACTCAGCCAAGCTGTCTACGATCCTGAGCCGTCGGTTCGTGCGTTTGCCGCCGGTGCCCTGGGCGAGTTCGGGCAGCCCGGAGCGGTTGCGCCGCTCACGCATGCGATCGGTGACGAGCACGCACGAGTCAGGGGTGTGGCTGCCGTCAGTTTGGGCCGTCTCGGCATCCGTGACACACGTCCGCTGTTGCTCCAATTGACGCACGATGCCTCCATGCAGGTGCGCGCCAGCGCCGTTGAAGGGCTTCTTCGATTGGGCGATGCATCAGCCGTCCTGATTGCTACGGATCTGGCTCGTCACCCCGACCCATCGGTTCGCGCTGCCACGGCACAGGCGCTTGGGATGGCCGTCGACAAGCAAGGCACAACCATCCTTCAGGCGCTGCTGCAGGATCAGCAACCTCAGCCCAGGTTATTTGCTGCGAAAGCGCTAGGCAAGACGAACCCGCCCGCGTTTGCTCTCCTAAAAAAGGGCTTGCACGATTCGGACTTGGCTGTCCGTATCACCGCAGCCGGGAGTCTGTTGCAACAAATCGACCGACACAACAGGTCCACGGCATCCAAGGGACGGAAAGGATAG
- a CDS encoding HEAT repeat domain-containing protein: MKPSEAHEQDHHKETDPEAASDELTDQVAAELTGEAPAAEATDVQPEAALLEEEKPKDEIDIQIDLLKDSDWVVRREAAITLGEMADERCVEPLCQALRDGDWQVREVAVDGLGQIGSPAVEMLLKLLRDWDVRKYAIAALGKIRDERVLDPLMLQLRNDEFKDDATNALVELGAPALSRLVVALKDRDELVRKQAVLALGRIKHTDAIDPLIEMLADKDWFTRLTAAAALEAIGDDRGRDAIKPLTKDSDMVVRMRVERILAKWKKQPANA; this comes from the coding sequence ATGAAACCATCGGAAGCACACGAGCAAGACCATCACAAAGAAACCGATCCCGAAGCCGCGTCCGACGAACTTACCGATCAGGTGGCGGCGGAGCTGACTGGAGAGGCTCCGGCGGCCGAAGCCACCGACGTGCAGCCTGAGGCTGCGCTGCTCGAAGAAGAGAAACCGAAGGACGAGATCGATATCCAAATCGACCTGCTCAAGGATTCTGACTGGGTCGTACGGCGCGAAGCAGCCATCACCCTCGGGGAAATGGCGGATGAACGATGCGTGGAACCGTTGTGCCAGGCGCTGCGGGACGGAGACTGGCAGGTTCGGGAAGTCGCCGTCGATGGGCTCGGTCAGATCGGTTCTCCTGCCGTGGAAATGCTGCTCAAGCTGCTTCGTGATTGGGACGTTCGAAAGTACGCGATTGCCGCACTGGGCAAGATCCGCGATGAGCGAGTGCTCGATCCGCTCATGCTTCAGCTGCGGAACGACGAATTCAAGGACGATGCGACCAATGCCCTGGTCGAGCTGGGCGCTCCGGCCCTGAGTCGGCTGGTCGTCGCGCTGAAGGACAGGGACGAGCTGGTTCGAAAGCAAGCGGTGCTGGCCCTCGGTCGCATCAAGCATACTGACGCCATCGATCCACTGATCGAAATGTTGGCCGACAAGGATTGGTTCACCCGCCTGACCGCAGCTGCCGCCTTGGAGGCAATCGGAGACGATCGCGGACGCGATGCCATCAAGCCGTTGACGAAAGATTCGGACATGGTGGTGCGGATGCGGGTCGAGCGAATTCTGGCGAAGTGGAAGAAGCAGCCGGCCAACGCCTGA
- a CDS encoding ATP-binding cassette domain-containing protein: MIDVQQVTKRYGQHTAIDRVTFSVAKGEVLAFLGPNGAGKTTTMRILTCFLPATEGSARVAGYDCLDQPLDVKRRIGYLPETPPVYQELTTHEYLRFVGQLRGLKRDTLTAAITREVERLGLGPVQHRLIGNLSRGYRQRVGLAQALLHDPPVLILDEPTVGLDPKQIIEIRELIRSLAGSHSVILSTHILPEATAVCQRVVIISGGRIVAEDTPDQLSARLRNSEKLSVILKRPPADVEARFKQISGVQHVFADGAAGSFLLESELGQDIREDVGRLAVTNGWGLVELKPISMTLEDVFLRLTRHEEGMGQPEQESELEPMGSTETSA; this comes from the coding sequence ATGATTGACGTTCAGCAAGTTACCAAGCGATACGGACAGCACACCGCCATCGATCGCGTAACTTTCTCCGTCGCCAAGGGAGAGGTGCTGGCCTTTCTTGGCCCGAACGGGGCGGGCAAGACGACGACCATGCGGATTCTCACCTGCTTCCTTCCAGCCACGGAAGGATCGGCGCGGGTCGCAGGATACGACTGCCTTGACCAACCGTTGGACGTGAAGCGACGAATTGGTTATCTGCCGGAGACGCCGCCCGTTTATCAAGAATTGACGACCCACGAGTACCTTCGATTCGTCGGGCAGCTTCGCGGCCTGAAGCGCGACACGCTGACCGCGGCCATCACTCGTGAAGTTGAACGGTTGGGACTGGGGCCGGTCCAGCACCGATTGATCGGCAATCTTTCTCGTGGCTATCGCCAGCGTGTGGGACTGGCTCAGGCCCTGCTTCATGATCCTCCCGTCTTGATACTCGACGAGCCGACCGTCGGGCTCGACCCAAAACAGATCATCGAAATTCGCGAATTGATCAGAAGTCTGGCAGGGTCACACTCGGTGATTCTCAGCACACATATCCTTCCAGAAGCCACCGCCGTCTGCCAGCGGGTTGTGATTATCAGTGGCGGACGTATCGTTGCAGAAGACACTCCCGATCAACTCTCCGCCCGCTTGCGCAACTCGGAAAAACTTTCCGTAATCCTCAAGCGTCCGCCGGCAGATGTCGAAGCCCGGTTCAAGCAGATTTCCGGTGTGCAGCACGTGTTCGCCGACGGCGCAGCCGGCAGCTTCCTGCTGGAGTCCGAATTGGGTCAGGACATTCGCGAAGACGTCGGCCGTTTGGCAGTCACCAACGGCTGGGGTCTGGTCGAACTCAAACCGATCTCCATGACGCTGGAAGACGTCTTTCTCCGTCTCACTCGGCACGAGGAAGGGATGGGCCAGCCGGAACAGGAATCCGAACTCGAACCCATGGGAAGCACGGAGACCTCAGCATGA
- a CDS encoding septal ring lytic transglycosylase RlpA family protein: MTVRAMTSPYTAVLGVVLGTWCFMGGCSWIPKGDSQFDVGIKDRGTASWYGEPFHGKQAADGTIYDMEGLTAAHRTMPLGSMVRVVNLVNGKYIYVRITDRGPYVNGRILDLSHAAAIRLGMEKGGLSLVQVEIVGERRPDSLLSSDAAKARSLARILGTDSTTKPEGVALGAPHRPRPGDLWTRRRDLRVPATLAADHTAHVELAALVLD, from the coding sequence ATGACCGTTCGTGCAATGACATCACCGTATACCGCCGTTCTCGGCGTCGTCCTCGGCACCTGGTGCTTCATGGGCGGTTGTTCCTGGATTCCGAAGGGTGATTCCCAATTCGATGTCGGCATTAAGGATCGCGGCACAGCCTCCTGGTATGGCGAACCGTTCCATGGGAAACAAGCTGCCGATGGGACGATCTATGATATGGAAGGGTTGACTGCCGCTCACCGCACGATGCCGCTGGGGAGCATGGTCCGTGTGGTCAACCTGGTCAACGGCAAGTACATTTATGTTCGGATCACGGATCGCGGTCCTTATGTAAACGGTCGCATCCTCGACCTTTCTCACGCCGCGGCGATACGCCTAGGTATGGAAAAGGGGGGATTATCGCTGGTTCAAGTTGAAATCGTCGGAGAGCGTCGACCGGACTCGCTCCTGTCTTCTGACGCCGCCAAGGCGCGGTCGCTTGCCAGGATTCTGGGCACCGACTCGACGACGAAGCCGGAGGGTGTCGCGCTGGGGGCTCCCCACCGTCCACGCCCCGGCGATCTGTGGACCAGGCGAAGAGACCTGCGGGTCCCGGCGACACTGGCGGCAGACCATACGGCGCATGTCGAACTTGCCGCGCTCGTTCTCGACTAA
- a CDS encoding ATP-dependent helicase: MNRNITPYILKRTGDEAVPRKLSIDYAAELNPQQLAAVTAGDGPSLVIAGAGSGKTRTLVYRVAYLIDSGIDPSNILLLTFTRKSAQEMLERAGELIGSRSGRVCGGTFHSVANMLLRRYGRAIGVEPGFTILDRGDAEDLIALVRSQSGLSDKDKRFPRKGTIAEIFSKAENTLRSLDDIVLEEFSHFADHLDVLGQLQKGYQAAKRQRQLADYDDLLVLLRRLLTEDPHAREAISQLYRYILVDEYQDTNRLQADVIRKLASRRQNVMVVGDDSQSIYAFRGATFKNIMEFPTLFPGATIYKLEENYRSTQPILNLANCIIEEAAEKYSKHLFTRKLDGPLPTLAEAPGENAQSRFIAQKILELREEGVPLGEVAVLFRSSFHSFDLEIELARRGLPFVKRGGVKFIETAHVKDLLAHLRVVANPLDAVSWHRVLMLVEGVGPKKAQELLASLVKSDAPYRVLRDVGGRSSQGLKNLAHTLESLAASADRGTAEQVNHIYDYYLPILKEQYDDYPKRTRDLDHLHTIAEGYPDVGQFLADLALEPPDGSAMEVEAPDGDDERMVLSTIHSAKGLEWQCVFVIWIVDGKFPSLYSFVADEELEEERRLFYVAVTRAKRHLYLTYPINVFDRSSGMLLSKPTRFLDHVSPALFEQLALIEEEGEHADWRRDRDDSY; the protein is encoded by the coding sequence ATGAATCGAAACATCACACCGTACATTCTGAAGCGGACGGGGGACGAAGCCGTGCCGCGCAAGCTGTCGATCGACTATGCGGCGGAGTTGAATCCGCAGCAATTGGCCGCGGTGACAGCCGGCGACGGTCCGTCGCTCGTAATTGCAGGGGCGGGGAGCGGGAAAACCCGCACGCTGGTCTATCGGGTTGCATATCTCATCGATTCGGGTATCGATCCTTCCAACATCTTGCTACTCACATTTACGAGGAAATCGGCGCAAGAAATGCTCGAGCGAGCCGGCGAGCTGATCGGCTCGCGCAGCGGCCGCGTGTGCGGCGGCACGTTCCACTCGGTCGCGAACATGTTGTTGCGCCGCTACGGGCGAGCTATCGGGGTGGAACCGGGGTTCACGATCTTGGATCGCGGGGATGCGGAGGATCTCATCGCACTTGTGCGATCTCAGTCGGGGCTCAGCGACAAGGACAAGCGATTTCCCCGGAAGGGGACGATCGCCGAGATTTTCAGCAAAGCTGAAAACACGCTGCGAAGCCTGGACGACATCGTCCTGGAGGAATTCAGCCATTTTGCCGATCATCTGGATGTGCTGGGGCAACTGCAGAAGGGCTATCAAGCCGCTAAACGGCAACGGCAGCTGGCGGATTACGACGACCTGCTGGTCCTGCTCCGGCGACTGCTGACGGAAGACCCGCACGCTCGGGAGGCGATTTCCCAGCTGTATCGGTACATCCTGGTCGATGAGTATCAGGATACCAATCGTTTGCAAGCCGACGTGATCCGCAAGCTCGCGTCGAGACGTCAGAACGTGATGGTGGTGGGGGACGACAGCCAATCGATCTATGCGTTTCGCGGCGCAACGTTCAAGAATATCATGGAGTTCCCGACGCTCTTCCCCGGCGCCACGATCTACAAGCTGGAAGAAAACTATCGCAGCACCCAGCCGATCTTGAATCTCGCCAATTGCATCATCGAAGAGGCGGCAGAAAAATACAGCAAGCACCTGTTCACGCGCAAACTGGACGGGCCGCTGCCGACGTTGGCAGAGGCACCAGGCGAGAATGCCCAATCTCGCTTTATCGCACAAAAGATCCTCGAGCTCCGCGAGGAAGGCGTGCCGCTGGGCGAGGTGGCCGTCCTGTTCCGCTCGAGCTTCCATTCGTTCGATCTGGAGATCGAGCTCGCTCGTCGCGGCCTGCCGTTCGTCAAGCGCGGCGGCGTCAAATTCATCGAAACCGCACATGTGAAGGATCTGTTGGCGCACCTGCGCGTGGTTGCCAATCCGCTCGATGCGGTCAGTTGGCACAGGGTGTTGATGTTGGTCGAAGGCGTCGGTCCGAAGAAGGCGCAGGAGCTGCTGGCGTCGTTGGTCAAATCGGATGCGCCGTATCGGGTCTTGCGGGACGTGGGCGGACGATCGAGCCAAGGGTTGAAAAATCTCGCCCACACCCTCGAGAGTCTGGCCGCCTCGGCCGATCGAGGGACGGCTGAGCAAGTGAATCACATCTATGACTATTACCTTCCGATTCTCAAGGAGCAATACGACGACTATCCCAAGCGAACCAGGGATTTGGATCACCTGCATACCATCGCGGAGGGGTATCCCGATGTCGGCCAATTTCTCGCCGATCTTGCGCTGGAACCTCCGGACGGGAGCGCGATGGAGGTGGAAGCGCCAGACGGCGACGATGAACGGATGGTCCTGTCCACGATCCATTCGGCCAAGGGATTGGAGTGGCAATGCGTATTCGTAATCTGGATCGTCGACGGAAAATTCCCGTCGCTCTATTCGTTCGTCGCGGATGAGGAATTGGAAGAAGAACGCCGCCTGTTCTATGTCGCGGTCACCCGTGCGAAGCGTCATCTCTATCTCACCTATCCGATCAACGTGTTCGATAGGAGCAGCGGCATGCTGCTGTCGAAACCTACGCGATTTCTCGATCATGTCTCCCCGGCCCTGTTCGAGCAGTTGGCCCTCATTGAGGAAGAGGGAGAACATGCCGACTGGCGCCGCGATCGGGACGATTCGTACTGA
- the glgP gene encoding alpha-glucan family phosphorylase, translating to METTNISQNARVGLPLSLARLEELSQNLWWSWTLEARQLFETIDPTLWFLTQHNPVKLLADVKPERLARLAEDPSYLRQYSAVIKLFDQYRANGHSWFSTQHAASVKETIAYFSAEFGLHTSIPIYSGGLGILAGDHCKEASDLGVPLVGIGFMYPQGYFRQRITTEGWQEAAYAAFNREESPIHSALTPSGEPCRIAVEIGGRTVAAVVWKVQVGRVPLYLIDTDVHENTPENRALSARLYGGDQEMRLCQEILLGIGGVRVLRNLGIAPSVWHANEGHSAFLTLERLRELVQAGTSHAEASEIVRQSTVFTTHTPVPAGHDVFPHHLMEKYFAGFWDQIGLSREEFLGLGETPESRGRGFNMTALVMRLSAHLNGVSREHGRVSRQMWQHFWPGLPVEQVPIRSITNGIHAPTWISPDLHRLYSKSLSPMWAESCDDPAMWQRVLDIPDHELWAVRQTMKRKLMGFIRGRVRTGWMQGQLHPSQVLARGTLLDPEALTIGFARRFATYKRATLLFADLERLKRLLHDQWRPVQLIFAGKAHPADEPGRYFIHEVMSYCQDHKLGGQVAFLEDYEMHMAKYLVQGVDIWLNTPRFPMEASGTSGMKAALNGALHFSVLDGWWQEGYNGANGWGIQPLGDVDVEAQDRHDAEQLYRLLEQEVVPLYYQRDIDGIPRGWLQLVKESIRTVAPVFCTKRMVKDYVEMLYTPAMAKTPTVW from the coding sequence GTGGAGACTACGAACATCTCTCAGAATGCACGTGTCGGCCTACCCCTCAGCTTGGCCCGCCTCGAGGAGCTCTCCCAGAATTTGTGGTGGAGTTGGACGTTGGAGGCGCGACAGCTGTTCGAAACGATTGATCCCACGCTGTGGTTTCTGACGCAACACAATCCTGTCAAGCTGCTTGCGGATGTGAAACCGGAACGGCTGGCGCGCCTGGCGGAGGATCCGTCCTATCTTCGGCAGTACTCCGCGGTGATTAAATTGTTCGATCAGTACCGGGCCAACGGCCATAGCTGGTTCAGCACACAGCATGCCGCTTCGGTCAAGGAAACCATCGCCTATTTCTCCGCGGAGTTCGGCCTCCACACCTCCATCCCCATTTACAGCGGCGGCTTGGGCATTCTGGCCGGCGACCACTGCAAGGAGGCGAGCGATCTCGGTGTGCCGCTGGTCGGCATCGGCTTCATGTATCCACAGGGATACTTCCGCCAACGCATCACGACGGAAGGCTGGCAGGAAGCAGCCTACGCGGCGTTCAATCGCGAGGAGTCTCCCATCCACTCGGCGCTGACCCCATCAGGGGAACCTTGTCGGATTGCGGTGGAGATAGGCGGCCGGACCGTCGCCGCCGTCGTCTGGAAAGTGCAGGTTGGTCGGGTCCCGCTGTACCTGATCGACACGGACGTGCACGAGAACACGCCTGAGAACCGCGCCCTGTCCGCTCGATTGTACGGAGGTGACCAGGAGATGCGGTTATGCCAGGAAATCCTACTCGGCATCGGAGGCGTTCGCGTTCTGCGCAACCTGGGCATTGCTCCCTCCGTCTGGCATGCCAACGAAGGGCATTCCGCCTTTCTGACCTTGGAGCGCCTTCGGGAGTTGGTACAAGCAGGCACATCTCACGCCGAGGCGAGCGAGATCGTCCGGCAGAGCACCGTGTTCACGACCCACACGCCTGTACCCGCCGGTCATGACGTGTTTCCACATCACCTGATGGAGAAGTACTTTGCAGGTTTTTGGGATCAGATCGGTCTCTCGCGTGAGGAATTCCTCGGCCTGGGAGAAACCCCGGAATCTCGGGGACGTGGGTTCAACATGACCGCGCTTGTGATGCGGTTGTCGGCGCATCTCAACGGAGTCAGCCGGGAGCACGGACGGGTGAGTCGCCAGATGTGGCAGCATTTTTGGCCCGGGCTCCCCGTTGAACAGGTGCCGATCCGGAGCATCACCAACGGCATCCACGCGCCAACCTGGATTTCTCCTGACCTTCACAGGCTGTACAGCAAATCGCTCAGCCCGATGTGGGCCGAGAGCTGCGACGATCCGGCCATGTGGCAGCGGGTCCTCGATATTCCCGATCATGAACTCTGGGCCGTTCGCCAGACGATGAAGCGCAAACTCATGGGCTTTATCCGTGGGCGGGTCCGCACCGGCTGGATGCAGGGACAGCTCCACCCCTCGCAGGTGCTGGCCCGAGGCACGTTGCTTGACCCCGAGGCGCTCACGATCGGGTTTGCGCGACGGTTCGCCACGTACAAACGGGCCACCTTGCTGTTTGCCGACCTTGAACGTTTAAAGCGCCTTCTCCACGACCAATGGCGCCCCGTCCAGCTGATCTTCGCCGGCAAAGCTCATCCGGCCGACGAACCAGGACGCTATTTCATTCACGAGGTCATGAGCTATTGCCAGGACCACAAGTTGGGAGGTCAGGTGGCCTTTCTGGAAGACTATGAGATGCACATGGCCAAGTACCTCGTACAGGGCGTGGACATCTGGCTGAACACTCCGCGCTTTCCCATGGAAGCCAGCGGCACGAGCGGTATGAAGGCGGCCCTCAACGGTGCGTTGCACTTCAGTGTGCTCGACGGGTGGTGGCAAGAAGGGTATAACGGGGCGAACGGCTGGGGCATTCAGCCGCTGGGCGACGTCGACGTCGAGGCGCAGGACCGTCACGACGCCGAACAGCTCTATCGGCTACTGGAGCAGGAAGTCGTTCCACTCTATTATCAGCGCGACATCGACGGCATCCCGCGCGGATGGCTCCAATTGGTCAAGGAAAGTATCAGGACCGTCGCGCCGGTCTTCTGCACCAAGCGGATGGTAAAAGACTATGTGGAGATGCTGTACACGCCGGCGATGGCCAAAACCCCGACGGTATGGTAA